The Gammaproteobacteria bacterium DNA window TATTGAATTAAATGGACCATCGTCACGGAAGTAAAATATTCTATCGTAAATTAAAAATATATTTATTTTGTACTGGAGAATATGTGAATGCATAATTTGGTTAATAAAGTAATACTGATTCTCGTATTGTTATGCATTTTTCTTTCATTAACATCCAATGCTAGCGATGACGTGAAAGTAATCCAGCTAATAGAAGATGCTAAAGTAGCTCAGAAAAAAGCTGCATCTGTCGATGGTGAATGGCGTGATGTTGCTGAAATTCTGGAAAAAGCAGAGCAAGCTATAAATTCGGGCGATTTAGACAAAGCCAAGGAACTTGCAGAACTTGCTAAGTTTCAATCTGAATTAGGTTATCAACAAGCTGTAGATCAAAAAGGAAACGTAGAGCATCCATCAATTTTACGTTAAGCGATCTTGGCTAACTAATTAGGCTAAAGAATTAAAAGGCTCCACTATGTACCTTTCTAGAAGAGAGTTTTTATCGCTATTAAGTATCGCCGCAAGTGCAGGCATACTACCTTATGCTAAAGGTTTGCACGCTGGTAAACAGCCCGCCTTATATGGAATTCCAAACTATGGCAATGTGCGACTTTTGCATATTACTGATTGCCATGCTCAATTGCTTCCAACATATTTTCGTGAACCCAACGTTAATATTGGTGTTGGTGAAGCCAGAGGCAAGATCCCACATATTGTTGGTGACAAGTTATTGGAACATTTTAATATTAGTGCAGACGATGTTGCACTTGAGCATGCTTTCACACACATTAATTTTGCTGAGGCTGCAGAGAGATTAGGCAAAGTTGGTGGATTTTCACATCTTGCGACACTAATTAATAAGCTGCGTTATGAATATGGCGAAAACAAAACTTTGTTGTTAGATGGTGGTGATTCATGGCAGGGATCTGGTACTGCTTACTGGACACGTGGAAATGATATGGTCGGTGCTTGTAATCAACTTGGTGTTGACGTCATGACTGGACATTGGGAGTTTACTTATCACGATAACGAAGTATTAGAAAATATAAAATCATTTAATGGTGAATTCCTGGCTCAGAATATTAAATTAACCGAGGATGGTTTTTTTGACGAGCAACCTGCCTATGATCAGGATTCCGGGCATGTATTCAAGCCTTATACGGTTAGAGAGTTAAATGGAATTCCGATTGCAATAATCGGTCAGGCATTTCCTTATACTCCTATTGCAAATCCAAAACGATTTATTCCTTTTTGGTCATTCGGTATAAGGGAAGATGAATTGCAAGAATTAGTTAATTCAATATATGAGAATGAAAATCCTGCGGCCGTGATTTTGCTTTCCCATAATGGTATGGATGTCGATCTGAAACTAGCTAGTCGTGTGACTGGAATAACTGCGATACTTGGAGGTCACACTCACGATGGTGTGCCAAAAGCAATTG harbors:
- the soxB gene encoding thiosulfohydrolase SoxB produces the protein MYLSRREFLSLLSIAASAGILPYAKGLHAGKQPALYGIPNYGNVRLLHITDCHAQLLPTYFREPNVNIGVGEARGKIPHIVGDKLLEHFNISADDVALEHAFTHINFAEAAERLGKVGGFSHLATLINKLRYEYGENKTLLLDGGDSWQGSGTAYWTRGNDMVGACNQLGVDVMTGHWEFTYHDNEVLENIKSFNGEFLAQNIKLTEDGFFDEQPAYDQDSGHVFKPYTVRELNGIPIAIIGQAFPYTPIANPKRFIPFWSFGIREDELQELVNSIYENENPAAVILLSHNGMDVDLKLASRVTGITAILGGHTHDGVPKAIEIKNSKGMTIVTNAGSNGKFLGVMDFDIKNNKVSGYKYRLIPVFSNLLKADAQMDAYINKVRQPYLGELNEELGVTESLLYRRGNFNGTFDQVICDALKEQLDSQISLSPGFRWGVSVLPGQSIMMEHVLSQTCMTYPETYVRDIKGSDLKLILEDVCDNLFNPDPYFQQGGDMVRLGGLNYVCDPLESIGNRITELTLDDGNKIDANKTYKVSGWATVGAKSSGSPIWDVVADHIREHQEINVTSINTPKLKNMADNPGVVSK